Sequence from the Anabaena sphaerica FACHB-251 genome:
AGCTTTTAGTCTAGGGATAGGGGGTGTTGTAGTTCACCCCGTCGGGGTTATTCCCGGCCAACAAAAGGCATGAGATATTTGTCTATGTTTTTTGGAACTATTCGTCTTTTCGATGATAGTGGTCTGTTTAGCTGGCTGTTGAGAGGTAGCAGGAGCAGGCACAACAATTACTGAGTTGGTTGCTGGCGGCCGCCCCCAGAAGTAGTAAGCAAGTCCACTCAGTCCTAACACAGCGGCAATACTGATACCAATTAAAAAGCCACCAGCGGTATTGTTGTGATCGCGTACTTCCAGTGCTTCGCTCTTGAGGTTTGTTCCAGAGGCACGACCATCAGAGTAACCGTCACCATAAGAGGACGTTTTCTCCTTTGTTACATTATCGTCACGATTATTAGGATTAGGATTGTTGGGGTTAGTCATAGTTGATATCAGAAACAATTAGTGGAATTAGGACATACATAAATTTAAAAAATCTGCCTCTGAATCAGTCAAATTTAGCGATGACTGATCAGCTTTTAAATTTCGCTTTTTTGAGGTAAAGCTGAGATTTTCTTTTCTAGCCCTTAATCGAGGATGTTTTGAATACTCGCTTTCACATCTTCTATTAGACATCTCCGGTAATTAAATGTGCGTGGTTTGAAACCCTTGTAGAGACGTTCCGGCGGAACGTCTCTACCATATTTCCGGAGAGGTCTATTGTGTTGCGAACTTGGCTTTCTACTTGTTTAGCTTTTCCAGCAGCTTGGTCTTTCAAGTTACCTGTACTATTGCCGAATGCTTCTTGAGTTTTGCCTTCAATATTCTTAGAGATTGCCGTTGAGCTTTCTGATAACCTCATGCTTTTCACGTCTTCTATTGATTTGCGAACTTGGCTTTCTGCTTGTTTAGCTTTGCCAACAAATTGGTCTTTCATATCGCCTGTAATATTGCCGTATGCTTCTTGACCTTGACCTTCAATACCCTTGGAAACTGCCTTTGTTCTCTCCATCGTTGCTATTTGAATAGGCGATTGGCTGATTAAATCTGCGAGTGGAGTTACAGCCCAACTATCTCCAGGATATAAACCCATTCCTATAGAAGTTGAAACTAATAAAATTAGGCTAATGTTTAGCAATATTTTACGAATTTTTTGAAGTAAAATCATTCTAAATTCCAAAACTTTTAATTTTTTAAGGGATTGACTTGACTATTAACTGAGGGTGCGAAACTAGGAAATATAGATAATTAGATTGCTATTTATCTATATTTTCTATAAAAATGACACTCTGAGAGAATGTTTTTAAAGCGAATATAATTCGCCTAAACCTTTTAGAGGTTGTTTGAAAAGTATTAGATGAAACCAATAATCTTCAGCAACCTAACCCCCCTTCCCCCCTTCCCTACGAGGGAATGGGGGTTTCAAAGCCTCTCCCCGCACCCCCCAAGTTCCCCCCTACAGGGGGGAGTCCATAAGTTCCCTCTCCTTTCAGGAGAGGGGTAGGGAGAGGTGGAGAGGTTTGGAGAGGGGTTTATTTATACATTCAAAACTTTTAAAACATCCTCTTAAAGTATCTTCTTAGTCAATAATTTTTTTGACTTCATCTTTCACATTTTCAACAATGTGAATAGTGGTTGCTTCGACTTGTTTGGCCTGACCTTCAGCTTGAGCTTGGGGATCTCCTGTAATATTTCCTACGGCTTCTTGAACTTTACCTTCAATATTTTTGGCAGTTGCTTTAACGCGATTTTCTAAGCTCATAATATTCTCCGTATTAATTTTCAAGATCAAGATCAAGTGAATTTAAAATCGCATCACCGTTACAGTCGATGAGAATATCGCTACTCTTCACCTCTAATCCAAAACTATGCTTAATAGTTTCCAACCTCTCAAGGCTCTTACTGTGCAGCCTAAAATATAGACAAGAAGTGTCCTTTTCTAGTCTGCGCGTATGAAGCTAATATTGCTTGGTTTAGTTACTTAGGTGATGATTCCGTGACTACCCACGCTCTCATGGAAGTATCTGAATTGGCACTTTTATTAACTAATTTCCCCAGCACGTAAATTCACGATGATTTATACTCGATTCGCTGTTAGCTAACCCTGTCTAATTCCACTGGATGGGATTCTCTATTAGCTTCAAGCTACCGCAATTTAAGCCATGCACCACGAGTCAAGGATGCTATTCCCTGAAATGTGGGTTATGTATTATGCATTCACTCCTGTGGCTCGGAGGGAGGGAATTTAATCCTTATGATTACGAAGTTGTTAAGGTTATACCTTACTGGTGATCCTCAGTATTTCTACTCTTTAGACTGAACGAGCCGCTCTTTTCTCCACTTCTGTACTTTAACACAAATAATCAATTTATTTTTATACCTAAAGACATAGTTATACTGCTACCCAGCCCGGATTTCTCACCAAAATTTTCAAAGCCTGATGAAATCTGAAGTTTGGAGTTTCACACTGGATCAAAAATCAATTTTATAAAAATTGCCCAAAACTTATTTCGGGTAAGGATTGTTAAAAGTGTGATTGCAGGATTTGTGAGAAATACGGGCTAGATAGATTGTATGTTCATTCATCATAAGG
This genomic interval carries:
- a CDS encoding CsbD family protein, yielding MILLQKIRKILLNISLILLVSTSIGMGLYPGDSWAVTPLADLISQSPIQIATMERTKAVSKGIEGQGQEAYGNITGDMKDQFVGKAKQAESQVRKSIEDVKSMRLSESSTAISKNIEGKTQEAFGNSTGNLKDQAAGKAKQVESQVRNTIDLSGNMVETFRRNVSTRVSNHAHLITGDV
- a CDS encoding CsbD family protein, with the protein product MSLENRVKATAKNIEGKVQEAVGNITGDPQAQAEGQAKQVEATTIHIVENVKDEVKKIID